TGGCGTGGAAGGTGTGGATTTCGCCAGTCGCCAGCTCGTAGGCTACGACGCCCTTGCAGCGCCCGTCTTCGATCAGCAGATCGAACACGTGGAATTCGTTGTAGAAGGTGGTGCCGTTTTTGACGTTCTGCTGGTACAGGGTCTGCAGAATCATGTGACCGGTGCGGTCTTTGGCGTAACAGGCCCGCTCCACGGCGGCCTTACCGAACTCGCGGGTATGACCCCCGAATTTACGCTGGGCGATGGTGCCGTCCGCCTCGCGCGAAAAAGGCAGGCCCATGTGTTCCAGCTCGATCACGGCGTCCACGATGTCTTTGGAAAACACCTCGGCAGCGTCTTGGTCGGTCAGGTAGTCGCCGCCCTTAATGGTGTCGAACATGTGCCATTCCCAGTGGTCCTCGCCTACGTTGCCCAAAGAGGCCCCGATACCGCCCTGCGCCGCTCCGGTGTGAGAGCGGGTGGGGTACAGCTTGGAGACACAGGCCACCGACACATTGCCCTTGGCAGCGTAGAGGGCAGCCATCAGACCGGCGCCGCCGGCCCCGACCACCACCACGTCATAACGATGTTGCATTGTCACTTCCTTTGAAGATCAGTTGAATGAAAACTTGTGGCCCGAACGTCGGGCCAGGTCCGTCAGATAGAGAACAGACCCACGGTGCCCAGCGCATAAATCAGCGCAGCAATGGAAAAGACAATCATCTTGATCCAGGCCCGGTTGGGGTTGGAACGGATGTAATCTTCCATGACGTAGCGGGCGCCGTTCATGCCGTGCAACATGGTCAGGGTCAGGATCAGCCAGTCGTACAGCTTCCAGGCGGGGTTGCTCAGCTTGGCGACTACGGCATGGTAGGTCGCGTCCGACTCCGACACCTGGATAAAAGTCATGTAGATGTGGCCTAGCACCAGGAAAATCAGGATCAGGCCGCTGACCCGCATGAAAATCCACCAGTTCAGCTCGGCGTTGTTATGGGACTGCGCCTTGGCGTCCATAAATGTGCGTGCGCGGATCATCAGTAGCCTCCCAGGATCCGGGGAATGTTCATCCAGGCAGTGTAGAGGGTGATCAGCGCCGTGATGACCAAGACACCGTACCAGGTCTGACGCTGATAGGCCACGCCCCAGCCGGTAAAGTCCATGGCCATGATCCGCAGGCCATTAAAGGCGTGATAAGCCACACCCGCCGTGACCAGAATCAGGCCGATACGGAAAGGCCATAGGTCATACAGGTGGTGAACTCGCATATAAGCTTCTTCACCAAAGATGATCAGGCTGATGCTCACCACGTGCAGCAAAAAGTAGGCCAGGATCGCCAGGCCGGACAGACGGTGTAGAAAAAAGGCCCACTGACCTTCTCTTCCCTTGTACATTCACTTCCTCCTCAATGTGGCCAGGGAACAGAGCTGTATACCTGGGAAAACCTGCGGCTCCCCCACACACACCGCACTGACACCCCGGCTCTGCAGCTCCTGTTATGCAGAAGCCAATGCCTCCGAGTTGACCGTCGGGTCAGTCGCCCTAGACTAGCACCAATATGCGCTTAGCAGACCGTTGACTCCACACCTTCTACTCCCTGTTCCTCAGCACTGGACAGGGCCGGAAGCTCCGGGGTGTGGTCGCGGATCAGACCGCCGCCCAGCAGACGGTCCCCGTCATAGAGCACCGCGCTTTGGCCGGGCGCCACCGCAAACTGCGGCTCGTCGAAACGCAGACGAAATCCATGCTCATCAGCGTGCAGCAAGGTGGCACCGACCGGAGCCGTGCGGTAACGGACCTGCACCTGCAGCCGCTGCGGCAACTCGGACAGGTCCACCAGGTAGTTGGCACTGTCTGCTTCCAGCCCGTCCCAGAGGCAATCCTCATGGTCGCCCACCCAGACCGTCTGGGTCTGCGGGTCCAGATGAACCACATGCCGCACCCGGTGCGACTGAAAAAGGCCCAGCCCCTTTTTCTGACCTAGGGTGTAGAACTGCGTGCCCAGGTGTTCTCCGACGATCTCGCCGGTGCGGATTTCGCGGATGTGACCCTGTACCCGTGGCAAATGCTCGGCCACGAAATCCTGAACCTTGCCCGGGACGAAGCAGATGTTCTGGCTTTCGGGTTTCTGGGCCGTCAGCAGGCCGCGTTCAGCGGCGATTTCGCGCACCCGCGGTTTTTCCAGTTCGCCCACCGGAAAAAGGATGTACGGCAGCGCGTCACGGGGCGTGCCCCACAGAAAGTAGGTCTGGTCCTTGCGGGGATCGTCGCCCCGGTGAAACTCCACCTCGCCGCGCTCGTTCTCTACCCGCTTCACGTAGTGACCGGTCGCCACATACTGACAGCCCAGCATCTTGGCTTTTTTGACCAGCTCGTCGAATTTGACCTTGGTGTTGCAATTGACGCAGGGATTGGGGGTGCGGCCACGCGAATATTCATCAATAAAGGGGCCGACGATGTGCCGCTGGAACTGCTCGCGGTAGTCCAGCAGGTAAAACGGCACGCCCACCTGCTCGGCCACCCGGCGGGCTTCGTAGGCGGCGTCAGGCGAGCAGCAGGAATCGAAGGTATCTACCCGCTTATCGTCGGGCCAGAAGCGCATCATGGCGCCCACCACCGAGTAACCCTGATCCTTAAGCAGCGCCGCTGTCACGCTGGAATCCACCCCACCCGACATCGCACACAGGACACGGGGGGCAGTTGAAGTGGCAGCACTCGGCGCAGTCATAGCGCCCTAGCCTAACAGTGCCAGGGTTGGGCCCGCCGTGATCCACCTCACGGGGAGGCGACGCCCGCAAGTGCCTGCCGCGCACAGCGGTAAGGCAAGGCCGTTATGATGGTGCGGTGAATCACGTGTCCGCCGAAGCTGCCCAGCCCCCCAGAATCACCGATACGCGCCAGCGCATCCTGCACGAAGCGGGAGCATTGTTTGTGGCACACGGCTATCACGGGGTGTCTATGCGTGAAGTGGCGCAGGCGGTCGGTGTGACCAAGCCTGCGCTCTATCACCACTACGCCGACAAGGAAACCCTCTTTGTGGCGATTCTGGAATACTCGCTGGGTGATTTGCGGGAAATCATCCAGGCGATGCAGACCGAAGGGGACCTGCGCGGGCAACTGGGAGTCCTGGTCGGCCGCCTGCTGGCCCAGCGCCCAGATCACTGGGTGGGTCTGCAACTGGCCGCCGAACTGAAGCACATTGCGCCGGAGCGCCGCGCCGACTTTGAAGGGAACTACCGCCGGGTCTGGCTGGGTGGCCTGGGACAGATGATCGCTCAGGCGGTAGAGCGCGGCGAACTCCGCACTGACCTCTCCCCAGCCGATCTGACGCGGGGGCTGATGGGTATTCTTTATCCGTTGGTTTCCGGCCCGGCTCATCCTGGGCGCGAGGCAGTTGGATCCGCCCTGCTAAGTATCTTCCTTGAAGGTGCCGCGCCGCGCTGAGCGGGTGTCAATCCGGCGCCACCCGGATCACGCTGCGGCCCCGCAGCTCACCAGCCAGAATACGGCGGGACAGGCCCGGCAAATCGTCCAGCGTGTAGGTCTGGGTCATGGGAGCCAGTCGCTCTATAGGTAGGTCACGCGCCAGCCGTGCCCAGGCCTCGCGGCGCAGCGGGCGCGGGCAGGCCACCGAGTCAATCCCCAGCAAACTGACACCGCGCAGAATCAGCGGAAAGACCGTGGCCGTCAGCTCGGCGCTGCCAGCCAGACCACACACCGCCACCGCTCCCTGCCGCCGGGTGGCCGCCATGATCCCCGCCAGGGTGGAGCCGCCCACCGTATCTATAGCGGCAGCCCAGCGCTCGGATTCTAGGGGACGGTTCAGTTCACTGATCTCCTCGCGGGGCAGCACTTCAGCTGCGCCCAG
The sequence above is a segment of the Deinococcus radiophilus genome. Coding sequences within it:
- a CDS encoding TetR/AcrR family transcriptional regulator — encoded protein: MNHVSAEAAQPPRITDTRQRILHEAGALFVAHGYHGVSMREVAQAVGVTKPALYHHYADKETLFVAILEYSLGDLREIIQAMQTEGDLRGQLGVLVGRLLAQRPDHWVGLQLAAELKHIAPERRADFEGNYRRVWLGGLGQMIAQAVERGELRTDLSPADLTRGLMGILYPLVSGPAHPGREAVGSALLSIFLEGAAPR
- the sdhD gene encoding succinate dehydrogenase, hydrophobic membrane anchor protein, with product MIRARTFMDAKAQSHNNAELNWWIFMRVSGLILIFLVLGHIYMTFIQVSESDATYHAVVAKLSNPAWKLYDWLILTLTMLHGMNGARYVMEDYIRSNPNRAWIKMIVFSIAALIYALGTVGLFSI
- the mnmA gene encoding tRNA 2-thiouridine(34) synthase MnmA, whose translation is MTAPSAATSTAPRVLCAMSGGVDSSVTAALLKDQGYSVVGAMMRFWPDDKRVDTFDSCCSPDAAYEARRVAEQVGVPFYLLDYREQFQRHIVGPFIDEYSRGRTPNPCVNCNTKVKFDELVKKAKMLGCQYVATGHYVKRVENERGEVEFHRGDDPRKDQTYFLWGTPRDALPYILFPVGELEKPRVREIAAERGLLTAQKPESQNICFVPGKVQDFVAEHLPRVQGHIREIRTGEIVGEHLGTQFYTLGQKKGLGLFQSHRVRHVVHLDPQTQTVWVGDHEDCLWDGLEADSANYLVDLSELPQRLQVQVRYRTAPVGATLLHADEHGFRLRFDEPQFAVAPGQSAVLYDGDRLLGGGLIRDHTPELPALSSAEEQGVEGVESTVC
- the sdhC gene encoding succinate dehydrogenase, cytochrome b556 subunit; protein product: MYKGREGQWAFFLHRLSGLAILAYFLLHVVSISLIIFGEEAYMRVHHLYDLWPFRIGLILVTAGVAYHAFNGLRIMAMDFTGWGVAYQRQTWYGVLVITALITLYTAWMNIPRILGGY